The following coding sequences lie in one Silene latifolia isolate original U9 population chromosome 5, ASM4854445v1, whole genome shotgun sequence genomic window:
- the LOC141655709 gene encoding endoglucanase 12-like: MLNLIASQALKRVIWSIVIATWLSAAKPISATSSQTVPMQSSDDSYSAALHKALLFFNAQKSGKLPKDNGVPWRGNSGMQDGSQLKDVKGGLVGGYYDSGENTKFHFPMAFTITMLSWSVLEYPHKYHAINEYDHIRELIKWGSDYLLKTFNTTTSRIDKIYTQVGGALEYSNLPNDMNCWERPEDMDYPRPIQTTYAGPELAAEMAAALASASMVFTDKPAYSNRLIRNAESLFIFARDRERRSPYSRGNPWIEPYYNSTGYFDEYLWGATWLYFATGNSTYLSLATNPTLAKNAMPRKWTRKTHVLSWNNKLPAAFMLLTRLRTMRSPFYPYEEMLFEYHRLTKLSMCSYLKPFHLFNWTRGGLIQLENGGSQPLQYAATAAFLANLFADYLNATETPGWLCGRNFYTPDTLRKFASSQIDYILGKNPSKLSYVVGYGNKYPNRVHHRAASIPSDGKRYTCKGGYKWKDSRQANPNIIVGAMVGGPDRLDRYQDDRADSGSSGPTLAGNAGLVAALVSLTSSGGHGVDKNLLFSNIPPLWKP, from the exons ATGTTGAACCTCATTGCCTCACAGGCCTTGAAACGGGTCATTTGGTCCATCGTTATCGCTACCTGGCTAAGCGCGGCAAAACCCATATCTGCAACCTCGTCTCAAACCGTGCCTATGCAAAGCTCAGATGACAGTTATTCTGCTGCTCTACATAAAGCTCTGCTGTTCTTCAATGCTCAGAAAT CCGGAAAATTGCCTAAGGATAATGGAGTTCCATGGAGAGGGAACTCAGGAATGCAGGATGGATCACAGTTGAAGGATGTTAAGGGTGGTTTGGTTGGTGGATACTATGATTCCGGCGAAAATACTAAGTTTCATTTCCCCATGGCTTTCACCATTACAATGCTAAGTTGGAGCGTCCTTGAGTATCCTCATAAATATCATGCCATTAACGAGTATGACCATATTCGCGAACTCATCAAATGGGGATCTGATTACTTGCTGAAGACATTCAACACGACTACTTCCAGGATCGACAAAATCTATACCCAG GTTGGTGGTGCATTGGAATACTCTAATCTCCCCAATGACATGAACTGCTGGGAGCGGCCAGAAGACATGGACTATCCAAGGCCAATACAAACCACCTACGCAGGTCCCGAACTGGCTGCAGAAATGGCTGCAGCCTTAGCTTCAGCCTCTATGGTGTTCACCGACAAACCTGCATATTCCAACAGACTGATCAGGAATGCTGAATCACTTTTCATATTTGCCAGGGACCGGGAAAGAAGAAGTCCATATAGTCGTGGTAACCCTTGGATCGAGCCATACTACAACTCGACAGGGTACTTTGATGAGTACTTGTGGGGTGCAACATGGCTGTACTTTGCCACTGGTAACTCCACGTACCTGTCGTTGGCTACTAATCCGACTTTAGCTAAGAATGCTATGCCTCGGAAATGGACAAGGAAAACGCATGTGTTAAGCTGGAATAATAAGCTTCCAGCCGCGTTTATGTTACTGACGAGGTTGAGGACAATGCGGTCCCCTTTTTACCCCTATGAAGAAATGCTTTTTGAATATCATAGGCTCACTAAGCTTTCCATGTGTTCTTATCTCAAACCCTTCCATCTATTTAATTGGACTCGAG GAGGCTTGATACAGCTCGAGAATGGAGGATCACAGCCTTTACAATATGCCGCGACTGCTGCTTTTTTGGCAAACTTATTTGCTGATTACCTGAATGCTACTGAGACTCCTGGATGGCTCTGTGGCCGAAACTTCTACACACCCGATACTCTCCGAAAGTTTGCATCATCTCAG ATAGACTACATCTTGGGGAAGAACCCGTCGAAGCTAAGCTATGTGGTTGGATACGGCAACAAGTATCCAAATCGGGTGCACCACAGGGCAGCTTCGATCCCATCAGATGGTAAAAGATACACATGTAAAGGCGGATACAAGTGGAAGGACAGCAGACAAGCCAATCCAAATATCATTGTAGGGGCCATGGTTGGTGGACCTGATAGACTTGATCGTTACCAAGATGATCGTGCAGACAGTGGCTCGAGTGGACCCACATTGGCTGGAAACGCGGGGCTCGTGGCAGCGCTTGTCTCTTTGACTAGTAGTGGAGGTCATGGTGTTGATAAGAATCTCCTGTTTTCAAACATCCCGCCACTCTGGAAACCGTAA
- the LOC141656213 gene encoding endoglucanase 12-like, protein MHNSNLWGGSFEVQKDLDQEDRDERVKTIEDWDKSSLFYQEHLNNPHDLDEIQQSWLLAPQESRKNRKNKYVDLGCIVVSKKLVKWVFWSFFIAFIVIVMPIIIAKSLPKHEHGLPPRDNYTLALNKSLLFFDAQKSGKLPKHNPIPWRGSSGLKDGSKLSDVKGGLVGGYYDSGENTKFHFPMAFAMTMLSWSVIEYPHKYQAINEYNHVRELIKWGTDYLLKTFNHSASTIDHIYSQVGGGQPKSTVPSDTTCWERPEDMDYDRPVQTTRKGPDLAGEMAAALAAASIVFRDNRTYSKTLIKGAETLFKFARDAEKRSPYSSGGNAMISAYYNSTGYYDEFIWGSTWLYYATGNKTYISLATNPDLSETAKAFRMNTNTSYLSWDNKLPAAMLLLTRFRMFLNPGFPYEQTLSQYHNVVGLNMCSYLSHFQVYNRTKGGLIELNNGGPKPLQYVVNAAFLANLFADYMNVTGVPGWNCGPTFFLASELRKFATSQIDYILGKNPLKMSYVVGYGDKYPKHVHHRGASIPRNGVKYSCKGGYKWRDSKSPNPHILYGAMVGGPGKSDKFLDDRKNSRYTEPTLAGNAGLVAALISLTSTAGPAVDRNLMFSGVPPLYPPSPPPPAPWKP, encoded by the exons ATGCATAATTCAAATTTATGGGGAGGTTCATTTGAGGTACAAAAGGATTTAGACCAAGAGGATCGCGACGAAAGAGTAAAAACAATCGAAGATTGGGATAAATCAAGTCTATTTTACCAAGAACATCTTAATAATCCTCATGATTTAGATGAAATACAACAAAGTTGGCTATTAGCACCACAAGAATCTCGTAAAAACAGGAAAAATAAGTACGTTGATTTGGGTTGCATTGTTGTAAGCAAGAAATTGGTGAAATGGGTATTTTGGTCATTTTTCATTGCATTCATTGTTATAGTCATGCCTATAATTATCGCTAAGTCTTTGCCTAAACATGAGCATGGACTGCCTCCGCGTGATAATTACACTCTTGCCCTTAACAAGTCTCTTCTCTTCTTTGATGCCCAAAAAT CTGGGAAATTACCAAAGCATAATCCGATTCCATGGAGAGGAAGCTCAGGATTAAAAGATGGATCaaaattgagtgatgtaaaagGAGGATTAGTAGGAGGATACTATGACTCTGGGGAGAATACTAAGTTCCATTTTCCGATGGCATTCGCGATGACAATGCTGAGTTGGAGTGTCATCGAGTATCCTCACAAGTATCAAGCCATTAACGAGTATAATCATGTTCGAGAGCTCATCAAATGGGGCACTGATTACTTGCTTAAAACCTTCAATCACTCTGCCTCCACCATTGATCATATTTATAGCCAG GTGGGCGGTGGTCAACCGAAGTCAACAGTTCCGAGTGACACAACATGTTGGGAGAGGCCAGAGGACATGGACTACGACCGTCCTGTACAAACAACCCGTAAAGGCCCTGATCTTGCTGGAGAAATGGCAGCAGCATTAGCAGCGGCTTCAATTGTATTCCGCGACAATAGAACCTACTCGAAAACACTCATCAAAGGAGCAGAAACCCTGTTTAAATTCGCAAGAGACGCCGAAAAAAGATCTCCCTATAGCAGCGGGGGAAATGCCATGATTTCAGCATACTATAACTCAACAGGATACTACGACGAGTTTATTTGGGGTTCGACTTGGTTGTATTATGCAACGGGGAATAAAACCTACATTTCCTTAGCTACTAATCCAGATCTATCGGAGACTGCTAAGGCGTTTAGGATGAACACGAACACGAGTTATTTAAGCTGGGATAACAAATTGCCTGCTGCAATGCTGTTGTTGACGAGGTTTAGGATGTTTTTGAATCCCGGGTTTCCGTATGAGCAGACTTTGAGTCAGTACCATAATGTTGTTGGGTTGAATATGTGTTCTTATCTTAGCCATTTCCAGGTCTACAATCGGACTAAAGGAGGTTTAATAGAGTTAAACAACGGAGGGCCGAAACCATTGCAGTATGTGGTGAATGCAGCATTTTTGGCAAACCTGTTTGCAGATTACATGAATGTGACCGGAGTTCCTGGTTGGAACTGCGGTCCTACTTTCTTCCTCGCCTCTGAACTTCGTAAATTTGCGACTTCTCAG ATAGACTACATTTTAGGGAAGAACCCATTAAAGATGAGCTATGTGGTGGGATATGGAGACAAGTACCCGAAACACGTACATCACCGAGGAGCTTCAATACCGCGCAATGGAGTCAAGTACTCATGTAAAGGAGGATACAAATGGAGAGACAGCAAAAGTCCAAACCCACACATATTATATGGAGCCATGGTTGGTGGACCTGGCAAATCTGATAAATTCCTTGATGACCGTAAAAACAGCCGCTACACGGAGCCCACATTGGCCGGGAACGCTGGTCTAGTGGCGGCTCTTATTTCGTTGACATCAACCGCTGGTCCTGCTGTGGACCGGAACCTTATGTTTTCCGGTGTCCCGCCTTTGTACCCTCCAAGTCCACCCCCACCAGCACCCTGGAAGCCTTGA